In a single window of the Candidatus Hydrogenedentota bacterium genome:
- a CDS encoding carbohydrate kinase family protein, with translation MAFDLVTIGCVCADVKAQPVDQLPARGTLGLIPSLEMTMGGLAGVTAAVFSRLGGKAAFAGCLGSDPFGNFLIEAFQEAGVNTQGIRRVDDCGSAATVVLIGSDGERTFLHHVGTVGILSEDDIDFDMCQRTKVFHWGGPGLTPKLHGEPIGRVFKRIQSFGVRTSIDTCFDGSGTWLPLMEAALPHTNILCTSMSEAPHYSGKTEPGEILDFFAGFGIEHILLKMGGDGLLVRDNNETIAFKAHDVKVVDGTGAGDAACAGFIYGLTKKWPLARCGALANAIGALTVQTTGSAGPNINLDAATHLMEKQPCQVTS, from the coding sequence ATGGCGTTTGATCTTGTTACCATCGGTTGTGTATGTGCCGATGTGAAAGCACAACCCGTAGACCAGCTCCCCGCACGGGGCACCCTCGGCCTCATTCCCTCGCTGGAAATGACCATGGGAGGCCTCGCCGGCGTCACCGCCGCCGTTTTTAGTCGCCTCGGCGGCAAGGCGGCCTTTGCCGGTTGCCTCGGCAGCGATCCCTTCGGGAATTTCCTCATCGAAGCCTTCCAGGAAGCCGGGGTAAACACCCAGGGCATCCGCCGGGTGGACGACTGCGGGTCGGCCGCAACAGTCGTGCTTATCGGCAGCGATGGCGAGCGCACCTTCCTTCACCATGTCGGTACCGTTGGCATCCTGTCGGAGGACGATATCGATTTCGACATGTGCCAGCGCACGAAGGTCTTCCATTGGGGCGGTCCCGGCCTGACCCCGAAGCTCCATGGCGAGCCCATCGGGCGGGTCTTTAAGCGCATCCAGTCTTTTGGCGTCCGTACCTCCATCGACACCTGCTTCGACGGTTCCGGCACCTGGCTGCCCTTGATGGAAGCGGCCCTGCCCCACACGAATATCCTCTGCACGAGCATGAGCGAAGCCCCCCACTATTCCGGTAAGACCGAGCCTGGCGAAATCTTGGATTTCTTCGCGGGTTTCGGCATCGAGCACATCCTGCTGAAAATGGGAGGCGACGGACTGCTGGTGCGCGACAACAACGAGACCATCGCGTTCAAAGCCCACGACGTCAAGGTGGTGGATGGCACGGGTGCGGGCGATGCGGCCTGCGCCGGCTTCATCTATGGCCTGACGAAAAAATGGCCCCTGGCGCGCTGCGGCGCCCTGGCCAATGCCATCGGCGCATTGACCGTGCAAACCACGGGCAGCGCAGGCCCCAACATCAATCTGGATGCCGCCACCCATCTGATGGAGAAGCAACCATGTCAAGTTACTTCCTAG